The Pseudodesulfovibrio sp. zrk46 genome contains a region encoding:
- a CDS encoding acetyl-CoA carboxylase carboxyl transferase subunit alpha/beta, whose protein sequence is MDIDRKIQDLKDRLSYVCDIFGDKEDDNIRLLTAKLQDLLDKEQNLPGSVLVEEVGRLDELFDFCERKLDTVLTPMDKVRIVRHPQRICLKDILENVYDNYTEIGGRGEFNIDPSMLIARAYFTRRVGDKVINQMVMVIGQEKGHGEAFRNGGSVKPWGNAKALHYMKVAETENIPVHTFVFTPGAYPIEDWPGAAQQIARNLYEMAALRAPVISVFSEGGSGGAEAVGLADRRIMLSHGYYSVISPEGAAAIEGGLRGGDRATPELIEKCAKQLCITADDNLQNGYIDKIIQEPPLGARPNHYEFFRELRRELIQATNEAVSEVKSMKLYRAMAVRARRSDDAEAIFMRWTLSRSALSRLVELRQRKFRAMSRHARLDGTGIFKRMVASTKSSVEAVHSYLRYDLLGKQKRRLDVMVEELGAEAHLVRQKLLMPLKRTLDKTMGSETMEAKKGEEVREMLTRLSCPEDGACLVGSEWAWTSPRSQEDRTISCPNVRTHHCPDLWVPDLFGDFAGVCPSCGHHFPMEYKWYLENVFDYGESKEFNRELESMNPLNYEQFELKLDKAKEKTGLKSACITFETVIEDVEAVVAVLCAPFRGGSVGAAEGEKFIRAAERAGRKRQPFIAYVHGTAGIRIQEGVNGVIQMPRCTIAVRRYIDAGGLYLVLYDTNSYAGPVASFLGCSPYQFAVQSSNIGFAGPGVIAETTGMAIAPDYHRAYHALSRGHIHGIWDRREVKKNLHQSLLTMGGRNLYYR, encoded by the coding sequence ATGGATATAGATAGAAAAATCCAGGACTTAAAGGATCGTTTGTCTTATGTTTGCGATATTTTTGGAGACAAGGAAGACGATAATATTAGGCTCCTAACTGCTAAATTGCAGGACCTTTTGGACAAAGAACAGAATTTGCCAGGAAGTGTACTGGTGGAGGAAGTTGGCCGCCTAGATGAATTGTTCGACTTTTGTGAGCGCAAGTTGGACACAGTTCTTACGCCGATGGATAAAGTGCGTATTGTTCGTCATCCTCAGCGTATATGTCTCAAAGATATTCTTGAAAACGTCTACGATAATTACACGGAGATTGGTGGTCGGGGTGAATTCAATATTGATCCCTCCATGTTGATCGCAAGGGCATATTTTACCCGTCGTGTAGGTGATAAAGTAATCAATCAAATGGTTATGGTTATCGGGCAGGAAAAGGGGCATGGAGAAGCTTTTCGTAATGGTGGGTCTGTAAAGCCTTGGGGAAATGCAAAAGCTCTTCATTATATGAAGGTCGCTGAAACCGAGAATATCCCAGTTCATACCTTTGTGTTTACCCCTGGAGCATATCCTATTGAGGATTGGCCGGGAGCAGCGCAGCAGATTGCCCGAAATTTATATGAAATGGCAGCGTTACGTGCACCTGTTATATCAGTTTTTTCTGAAGGCGGTTCAGGTGGAGCAGAAGCTGTTGGTTTGGCAGACAGACGAATAATGCTTTCACATGGCTATTATTCTGTCATTTCTCCTGAAGGCGCAGCTGCTATTGAGGGTGGGCTGCGTGGTGGTGATAGAGCTACACCCGAATTGATCGAGAAGTGCGCAAAGCAGTTGTGCATCACTGCAGATGATAACCTGCAAAATGGTTATATTGATAAGATCATACAAGAGCCGCCACTTGGGGCTCGCCCTAATCACTATGAATTTTTCCGCGAACTTCGACGCGAACTCATTCAAGCCACCAACGAGGCCGTGAGTGAGGTTAAGTCCATGAAGCTTTATCGTGCTATGGCCGTCAGGGCCCGTCGTAGCGATGATGCTGAAGCTATTTTTATGCGATGGACTTTGTCTCGCTCTGCTCTCAGTCGTTTAGTGGAGTTGCGACAACGAAAATTCCGAGCAATGAGTCGTCATGCTCGATTGGATGGTACTGGCATATTCAAGCGAATGGTAGCTTCTACAAAGAGTTCTGTTGAGGCTGTTCATTCATATCTTCGCTACGATTTGTTGGGCAAACAGAAAAGACGGCTGGATGTGATGGTTGAAGAGCTTGGAGCTGAAGCACATTTGGTTCGTCAGAAGTTGCTCATGCCGCTTAAGCGGACATTGGACAAAACCATGGGAAGTGAGACCATGGAAGCCAAGAAAGGCGAGGAAGTGCGGGAGATGTTGACTCGTTTGTCGTGTCCTGAAGATGGTGCTTGCCTTGTGGGGAGTGAGTGGGCTTGGACTAGTCCTCGTAGTCAGGAAGACAGGACTATCTCTTGTCCGAATGTACGCACTCATCATTGTCCGGATTTGTGGGTGCCAGATTTGTTTGGCGACTTTGCTGGAGTTTGTCCCAGTTGTGGACATCATTTCCCCATGGAGTACAAGTGGTACTTGGAGAATGTCTTCGATTACGGAGAAAGTAAGGAATTCAATCGAGAATTGGAGTCCATGAATCCACTGAATTATGAGCAGTTTGAACTCAAGTTAGATAAGGCTAAAGAAAAGACTGGTCTTAAATCCGCGTGTATAACTTTTGAAACAGTTATCGAGGATGTTGAAGCAGTAGTGGCCGTCCTTTGTGCTCCTTTTCGTGGTGGGAGTGTTGGAGCTGCAGAAGGTGAAAAATTTATTCGCGCAGCAGAACGAGCAGGCCGCAAGCGGCAGCCGTTTATTGCTTATGTGCATGGGACTGCCGGCATTCGAATCCAGGAAGGAGTCAACGGTGTTATTCAGATGCCCCGTTGTACTATAGCTGTACGTCGATATATTGATGCTGGTGGGCTTTATTTGGTGTTGTATGATACCAATTCATATGCTGGCCCGGTTGCAAGCTTTTTGGGGTGTTCTCCATATCAGTTTGCTGTGCAGTCTTCCAATATCGGTTTCGCTGGTCCTGGGGTTATTGCTGAAACAACAGGTATGGCGATCGCCCCTGACTATCACCGTGCGTATCATGCATTGTCTCGTGGGCATATACATGGAATCTGGGATCGTAGAGAAGTCAAAAAGAACCTTCATCAATCCCTCTTGACCATGGGCGGTCGCAACCTATACTATCGCTAA
- a CDS encoding biotin/lipoyl-containing protein, which yields MLNIKELLDKVKASPYREIVVCAPHTGVVEFAGLKVGDKVSGRRGDFMEKPGTLLANLTREKNTKTITAPEKGEIESVRTELEGQFVEAGEPLVTIKHFLTRKEVIELILQEALYLFRAPERAKYYFVPEVDQKLKVSGKRSVKVSEGMELMIVSRMKRETPLSYSGPEGIIYSVYFGRGDNVDEGEPLIGICPEDQLTVIQDVVARIQSEWEEEV from the coding sequence GTGCTAAATATCAAAGAGTTGCTGGACAAAGTTAAGGCGTCTCCCTATCGCGAGATAGTTGTTTGTGCTCCTCATACCGGTGTGGTGGAATTTGCAGGTCTCAAGGTTGGAGATAAGGTTTCTGGCCGTCGTGGGGATTTCATGGAAAAGCCTGGTACTTTGTTGGCTAATCTGACTCGTGAGAAGAATACGAAAACCATCACCGCTCCTGAGAAAGGTGAGATCGAGTCTGTACGAACTGAATTGGAAGGTCAGTTCGTCGAAGCCGGAGAACCTCTGGTCACAATTAAACATTTTTTGACTCGTAAAGAAGTCATCGAACTGATTCTACAGGAAGCACTTTACCTGTTCCGTGCACCTGAGCGTGCAAAATACTATTTTGTACCGGAAGTTGATCAGAAGTTGAAAGTTTCAGGAAAACGTTCTGTTAAAGTATCTGAGGGCATGGAGCTTATGATTGTCTCTCGTATGAAGCGTGAGACCCCTCTGTCCTATTCTGGCCCTGAAGGAATTATTTATTCGGTTTATTTTGGCCGTGGTGACAATGTTGATGAGGGTGAACCTTTGATTGGTATTTGTCCTGAGGATCAACTCACTGTCATTCAGGATGTTGTCGCTCGTATTCAGTCAGAATGGGAAGAAGAGGTCTAG
- the ssb gene encoding single-stranded DNA-binding protein — protein sequence MAGSLNKVILIGRLGRDPELSYTPNGQARAKFSIATDEGYRDRQTGQRVERTEWHNIVAWRQTAEFCGNYLGKGRLVMVEGKLQTRKWQDQNTGQDRYMTEIVADNVQGLDRVPDGQFQGQQQGGYQQQNGSGYQQNNNYQQGGGQQGGAQQGGYQQQNSNMQQGQSQGQPQQQEEDLGPAFPSEASGMDDVPF from the coding sequence ATGGCTGGAAGTTTGAATAAAGTGATCCTGATTGGAAGGCTTGGACGCGATCCTGAGTTATCTTATACTCCTAATGGCCAGGCTCGGGCTAAGTTTTCCATTGCCACAGATGAGGGATACCGAGATCGTCAGACCGGTCAGAGGGTAGAACGTACTGAGTGGCATAATATCGTGGCTTGGCGCCAGACTGCTGAATTCTGTGGAAACTACCTTGGTAAAGGCCGTTTGGTCATGGTTGAGGGTAAGCTGCAGACTCGTAAATGGCAGGATCAGAATACTGGTCAGGATCGTTATATGACTGAGATCGTGGCAGACAATGTCCAGGGGCTCGACCGTGTGCCAGATGGTCAGTTCCAAGGCCAGCAGCAAGGCGGATACCAGCAGCAGAATGGCAGTGGTTACCAGCAGAATAATAACTATCAGCAGGGTGGTGGCCAGCAAGGTGGTGCCCAGCAAGGTGGTTATCAGCAGCAGAACAGCAACATGCAGCAGGGGCAGTCTCAGGGGCAACCGCAACAGCAGGAAGAGGATCTCGGTCCAGCCTTCCCTTCTGAAGCTAGCGGTATGGACGATGTCCCGTTCTGA
- a CDS encoding sigma 54-interacting transcriptional regulator translates to MPDYGALFFQKATNAIFKDLEGDAALSNIMNFLQKYMPVSVITLARYDADRNAVWCIAYAASDPDLTIDKYIYLQGNEERSLAIEEMRLDQAGIVNDFNDLPRIIKRIVSTFFPVMSSVIRIPLILNNTRLGSLNVHVEGINQYTEEDLKLLNLLREPFTLAIANIIRHQELQDLRKQLEDENQILKEEIHSSSEVQVIGAEFGLKEVMQQLMQVAPTDSTALLLGETGVGKELIANCIHLYSKRRDTPFIKVNCGAIPDSLIDSELFGHEKGAFTGAIKRKLGRFERAHRGTIFLDEIGELPMSAQTRLLRILQNREFERLGGTELIPVDTRIIAATNRDLSTMVNEGTFRKDLFFRLNVFPINIPPLRKRLSDLPELISYFIEKKHASLNLHRTFQLAPGALESMMHYSWPGNVRELENVVERELIRSNSQKNEKYIRFGETYPEPTHLAPNHTAPIYTLDQVMKHYITKILKKAEGRVEGKNGAAELLDIKPNTLRSRMRKLGIEFGRKVNI, encoded by the coding sequence ATGCCAGACTATGGAGCACTTTTTTTTCAAAAGGCAACGAATGCAATTTTCAAAGATTTGGAAGGCGATGCCGCGCTTTCCAACATCATGAACTTTTTGCAAAAATACATGCCAGTATCCGTCATCACTCTAGCCAGATATGATGCAGACAGAAACGCAGTTTGGTGCATTGCTTACGCTGCATCTGACCCCGATCTCACCATCGACAAATATATTTACTTGCAAGGAAATGAGGAACGAAGCCTTGCAATTGAAGAAATGCGCCTTGATCAAGCCGGTATAGTAAATGATTTTAATGACCTACCCAGAATAATCAAAAGGATCGTCAGTACATTCTTTCCTGTAATGTCATCCGTTATCAGAATACCGTTGATCTTAAATAATACCCGGCTTGGCTCCTTAAATGTGCATGTAGAGGGAATAAACCAATACACTGAAGAAGATCTGAAATTGCTCAACTTGCTTCGTGAACCGTTCACGCTGGCAATTGCAAACATAATACGACATCAAGAGCTTCAAGATTTACGAAAACAGCTTGAAGATGAAAATCAAATACTCAAAGAGGAAATTCATTCCTCATCAGAAGTGCAAGTCATTGGTGCCGAATTTGGCCTCAAGGAAGTCATGCAGCAACTTATGCAGGTTGCTCCGACTGACAGTACGGCACTCCTTCTTGGTGAAACTGGCGTTGGTAAAGAATTGATCGCAAACTGTATTCACCTTTACTCCAAACGTCGCGACACCCCGTTTATTAAAGTCAACTGTGGCGCTATCCCCGACTCTCTTATCGATAGTGAGCTATTCGGTCATGAAAAGGGGGCTTTTACAGGGGCAATTAAACGCAAGCTCGGACGTTTTGAACGCGCGCACCGTGGGACTATTTTTTTGGATGAAATTGGTGAACTACCAATGTCGGCTCAAACCCGATTATTACGAATTCTGCAAAACAGAGAATTTGAACGACTAGGTGGCACAGAGTTAATTCCCGTTGACACGCGTATCATTGCTGCCACAAATCGTGATTTATCAACTATGGTTAACGAGGGGACGTTCAGAAAAGACTTGTTCTTTCGATTGAACGTATTTCCAATAAACATCCCTCCGCTCAGAAAGAGGCTCAGCGATTTGCCTGAGCTCATATCTTATTTCATTGAAAAAAAACACGCTTCACTGAATCTGCACAGGACTTTTCAGTTGGCTCCAGGGGCTTTGGAAAGCATGATGCACTATTCGTGGCCAGGCAATGTGCGAGAACTCGAGAATGTTGTCGAAAGAGAACTGATACGATCCAATTCTCAAAAAAATGAGAAATACATAAGATTTGGAGAAACATATCCTGAACCAACTCACCTCGCCCCAAATCACACCGCCCCAATCTATACTTTGGACCAAGTTATGAAACATTACATCACAAAGATATTGAAAAAAGCAGAAGGTAGGGTTGAAGGGAAAAATGGAGCTGCCGAGCTTCTTGACATAAAACCGAACACTTTACGAAGCCGGATGCGAAAGCTAGGAATAGAGTTTGGTAGAAAAGTCAACATATAG
- a CDS encoding chemotaxis protein CheW, with translation MHKKELANEMNQYLTFLLAKEVFALDISQVREVLELKAITSIPCMPGFMRGVINLRGNAVPVMDMRNKLGMATGEKTVDTCIIIVEIPCVEGGITMGVMVDSVREVFEMTSDSIEPAPNMGASLKADYIQGMGRQDDQFLIIIDISKIFSPEELSMVAGSPNSMSKRALGGEPFAA, from the coding sequence ATGCATAAGAAAGAATTAGCAAACGAGATGAATCAGTATTTGACCTTTTTATTAGCCAAAGAGGTCTTCGCGTTAGACATCTCTCAAGTACGAGAAGTGCTAGAGTTAAAGGCTATCACATCCATTCCCTGTATGCCTGGTTTCATGCGAGGCGTTATTAACCTCCGTGGAAATGCTGTTCCCGTTATGGACATGAGAAACAAGCTTGGCATGGCTACCGGTGAAAAAACCGTCGATACTTGTATCATCATTGTGGAAATTCCCTGTGTTGAAGGGGGAATCACCATGGGGGTGATGGTGGATTCTGTTCGCGAAGTGTTCGAAATGACTTCTGACTCCATTGAGCCAGCACCCAATATGGGAGCATCATTAAAGGCTGACTATATTCAGGGGATGGGACGTCAGGATGACCAATTTTTAATCATAATTGATATTAGCAAAATTTTCTCTCCAGAAGAGCTTTCTATGGTTGCAGGTAGTCCTAATTCCATGTCGAAAAGAGCTTTAGGTGGAGAGCCTTTTGCAGCGTAA